The genomic window AAAACACAATTGGCAAAGCAGTATGGCTCCTTTGCTTCATGTTTCAGGTAATCTAGTAATTTTAGAATAAGATTGGGCCATTGCGTTGCTTTTAGCATTACACACAAATTTACAGAATAACTTTAATACTAACATTTGGAACAAAATAGTACCAACGCATGGCCGCTTAGTTACCAAAGCTACCTTGAAAGAATAGgaaatgtgtatatgtatatgaccACATATGATATACAAGTGAAATACATAAATTGTAAGTGAGCACTTTTAGGAAATATGTCGATTCAGTGTGAGTTTATGAGAAACTACTCATCTGAAAAGTCAAAGAAGGTAGGAAGTCAGAAAGATTACATGATGTATAATGTAGAAGGTGGCATTTTAGGAACACACACAGaacagaaaaaaatctgaaagacaGCACGGACATCTTCCTGAGTGACACTCACTGTCATTTTTCGCTGTATCCTCAATCCCCCTCGACTCCATAAGAGTATCTTGGTTAAAATAAACTACATCAAGAGCTGATCTTACAAACTGTCTTTCTCTAAAACACTATGTAGTGTGCACACGCCAACTATACAACCCGTCCTTCCGATTAAATCCCACTAATCCCCTGACTGCCTTCACTATTTGCAGGCTGCTCTCTTTCCAGACCTGAGGTGTTCTTACCACTAATGTTCCATGTCAGGAATGTCACTCTTACTTCCCGCTGTACTGTGCACTGTGACCCTGCTGCCAATTTATGTCACTGGTCAACCACAATGGCGAGAATGAGGCGGTGTAGTGTGACAGTGTTAACAAACAGAGGCCAGAGATGGGATTAGGAGACCAGAACACACTGGTATAAATCTTTAGAAAGAAGCGTTCATCTTAATACATGTACATATCTCTTTCTGGATACATTACACAAGCGTACATTGAGCCTTAGAGTAGTTTCATTGAGAAAAACAAAGTTCAGAGGAAAAGCAGGTGGGTGCCTCTCACTCGTCACAGTAAATcaggatatatttttttagcattACACCTGTGCATCCCTGCTTGATGCTGTATTTGACTATGGTCGGTAGGTGAGTAAGACAAACAAGCACTCATGCACACATTTACACTGGAGGAGAGTTTGGTATTAAGGTTTTGGAAGGTGGAAGGAAGCTGGAATACCCGGATAAAACTAATGGAAGATTTAAACGCAGGACTTAaaggggatccacggatagaaagacttgtagttcttaaaagataaatgttattatgagttaaaataatttgatattgaaagtgttaggttttgtgttggtttctcctagtgtgacttgtccctgtgattgcccattgctttcacctgtgtgtgttctcccagtgtatcctgcaatctgcatccacctgtgttacccagctgttccttgactcgttaccctttgtctgcgtgtgtatttaagctcccagtttcttttcagtccttgttgcgttATTGTCTATGTCTGTCTTTGCCAAAGTCAAGACCCGTCCAAGCCCTCGCGTACCTGTCCatccgtttaagtaagttttgttgatccatagtccttttgtttgtactttgtgatttttgttagttattattaaaacgttttttgagttcactgcctcctgccttgcatttttgtttctcTGCTTTTGGgttcacacaacctgcctgcccgcgcattccctgacagaaagccctattgatgttttcgtttttatacaatttgtaaaatttgttaaactagtaggtcgccattgttgttgacgtcgcagggcggtgacgtcacatggttatgctgccgggcttccagagtatgattaatgagcatgacagcactgtcgatatttcacaaaacgagcagcaaaagcaaaatgaaccggaaagacaggatgagatgaGACCAGGGGGAaaaagtgttctgccaaaatgtgctacactggcaaatttgacacccaaagtacaaccatgcttgttttgtttagatgaatACAGAGAACATAATAAAGATgcattaagaaaatacttaaacgtagtagtatcaaataagggtggtttaaatatgctacgtgattaatgtggtcaacagatcagcaatctgctttaaaactacaagataacacaatgcttaaaagtaagagaggaaaacacatgcaaaaagtattttgaggcaatgaaaaggtaataaaagactcaataaattaCTACTATTGCCAAGAGTAGTGCTActcatttcaccaatgagacgtcgcaacataatcacatgactccattacgccAATCAGACGcacgcttgccgttctatgattacGCAAGCCTGTTGTCTTTAAAGCAACGaaacaaatgaagtattttaCATTGAGTGCTGCCCTCACCATGAATCAAAATCACGGATTTAAAACTCTCCCagtctttatttggcaccgattgaccacggaaaaactgagatatgatccttttaatttcacaacagtaactatgaaggactacagtattcactactcaaactaggaactattttctgcactagagggcagggcactcatactctttggacgaataatgctttattACTGTTTATgggtttttttcattattattattcctttggcttaatgtggttatgtaatgggtttttgtacagtatcattataacaacagttcatacagaTAAGTTCGTGCTGAGAGagaaaaaatgccattgtttaaaaaaaaaaaaaaaaaaaaaaaaaaagcagttactcaaaatgttactcattacttgagtattcttttcactggatacttttttacttgaactacattttttggatgactacttttactcttacttggtaatattattttgaagtaacgctactcttacttgagtaaaatttttggctactctacccatttCTGCTTATTAGAGcccacaagtctttaagtccctggttccaagggcgtaggtttgcatagggacggtagggacataacaccattaacttttcaggatgttcaaattgtccccaccaacttttaagcaaccttatttgcaataCATAATGGATTcagttatataataataattatatgatAAAAATTTTGATTATCTTCACATATGTTGTAAAGATAGAATAcaccctaccattattgagtgaattattttcattatgttcaaacatagatttttcatttgctgaatgtgaggttcatttttccccctcaaacgcatgtttgattggctgatgacttgtctGCCCCCCACACCTCCCACACACACAGCCTCCCGGCACACAGAcacgcgcacactcacacaaccccgacagattcatgttgGCAACATGCCGCGTCCTCTGCCCCCTTAAAAGAGGATCAATATTAAAAGTTTttctcagccagcagcagccactgcaagtaatgtaaaaagacggcaatgttgtggaagtggtgaacacaccactaattttgctactgaaagtcgaaCCTGCAACAGAGTTGGCATaccaacttgctaacctgcaaaacaacTGCCGTCAAGccggcctccacaaggaacaatgaaGTCAAACTAGCCAtcgctcatttggatcattatttgcattacatgcattacggtaatgcaacacagtggcttcagagtgcaagtcccttcatttaagaaaaaaacaaataacggGGCGCGAttaaagaatgggtccacttcaagGGGACACTGACACGAACATGAATTGGTATGGGAAAGAAAAATCGAGTATTGGGCTAGTCTGGTATGGttcagatgtagatcggtccttggacATCTCATATTTTATCACTTTTATGTTACAATAATTCAGTTTGAGTCTTgaggtgctccagtgtcccccaaAAGTGGAACCATTCTTGGAAagttccctgtttttttttttttttcaataaagggacttgcactttaAATGGTTCtttggtagtttttgaaaacaaaggtttgaactgAACAGTGTTTCACCTGAATCAATACGCATGAAAGTTATTGTAAGtcaatatttattttgcattgatccaagggtgtagatttgcatagggacagtaaggacataacactaccaagttttcaggatgctcaaattgaccCCACTAACCTAtgagcaaccttatatgcattatataatgagttcagttctaCAGGTATTTAGATTGTCTAACCATAATGTTGTAAGgacagaattgaccctaccattattaagtgaattattttcattatgttcaaacttacatttaccccttttcacttgctgaatgtgccgctcccccccccccccattgcaTGTTTGTTTGGCTGATGATTTGACCCACCCTCGACATACACACAAAcatgcacactcacacagccccgataGAAATACATGACGACAACATgctgcccccttcgaagacgagggttattaaaagttttttgttttttcggccagcaccagccactgcaagtaatttaaaaagacgccaatgttgtggaggtgggaaacacgccactaatttagCTACCGaatgtccgacctgcatcagagttagcataacattatactgtgtgaacttgctaacctgcaaaactcgagtaggaatctGCTTAGCCTTAGAAGTGTtgcgcaaaaagtgtacatgcaggttatgctgttttaTCGTCTctatcaatgttgagaccaaacctaaggCCTTGCATTGATCATCATCTCTTatctcatattcgtgagaaatgtggccctgatccctgttcaataatctgtttggtttcattaatgtcccgtccccatcaaaaagtgtacattcagTTTATGCtgctatatcgtccctaccaatgttgagaccaaacctaggcCCTtgcaaggttccctttaaatgtgCGACAGATTTGCGCCAACCTCTACCACAATGTGCGATGTTAAAACAGTTTTTACATTTCTTCATAATTCAACATGACTCACTTCTCAGTGACAAACAATTTTGACACATTTTCTGATCATCAAAAGTCTAAAGTTGCTCCACCCACTTTAGACTTCATTTCTTAAATAAAGGACAATTACTGTATATTCTAACATAAATATGAGTGCGTACTCTTACACCAATTAAAGCGTGAAACAGCCTTTAAAATGCGCTCTTTTTTTACTAATTGTACTCGAATTTTTATCGTTTATCTCCTGTCAAACGAcacacgtgtgccatgatctcaGAGGGATGCTGGACCGTTGACATTAGCGGGCTAGCATGATTTAAGATGCTGACTAAGCCTGAATGATGGCACTGATGCCACATCACGTTTTACGTTTGTCGATTCAGTGAAGTGTAATTAATCAATAGCCACCACTTGTATTAGGTTTCATCACATTTAttcaaacataacaaaattagtcaaatattccaatttgcaCCTGAGGTGTACAGTTTCGCTCAAGTATTGGGCCAATCCTTCATAAAGAACGATATAAAACACACGTCGAACAAATTATTTTGTACAAAGACGTTgcgtaaaatatattttttaaatttttacctGAACGCGGTAGCCTCCGTCATGCGTAATACTGTACTGTCAAGTATCTTGTTTGTACCAAGACAGCTAGGAAACATCCGGGTTTTGATGTCagacttcaaaataaaagtgaacAGTTTTACATTTAACGTACATTTTTAATACGCAGTTAAGTAATCATTATTGTATTAATAAACTACATATAAGCAATTTAgtaattttgatgatttagGAAAAAGCATGTCCGTGGTtacccattttattttaaattgttagTAGGTCATCTAACCATGCAGGGTGATTTGGAGAGTGTCATTATAGTGTATTCATGTGTATACACTGCCAAAATATACGAAGTGTAACAACCAGTAATGAGTCCGTTCTTAGTTTCCATGGAAACAAAAACACGCAGAAGTAGGAGCAGTGATTTGATCCGCTGGTCATCTGACCTGAAATGACCGCGTAGGGCTGCAGTAACATTAAAATTCCATGCGGCTCTAGATAAATCGATCGTGTTTACTCTGGAGCGAAATGGAATTCGACAATTTTAGACGCGCGTCATCTGCTGGCTACAGGCTACCAGAGCGAACGAAAGCTCCCAGGCCAATAACAAAGCTACCATCTTCAGGCAAAAGTCTGCCGAAGGTAAGAAACGCGACCACGACGCCTACGCGAGACGCAGACGCGAGTGATCCAGTCAAACAAGACCAAGCGTGGAAAGAAATGGTGTGGAGTGAAAGGAGAGCAGTGAGGGAATGGTAAATTTACTTTCTAATTTGGAGTTACTATTACTTCCATCGATAATAAACAGTACATGATAACAACTTTTCATTCACAGGGACAGGAATTGGAGTTTCCTGCAAAATTATGATCAGTTGGTAAGTCtgttatttaaataaattgtcTCTGCTAAAAGATAAATCTTCACttgtcagcttttttttttttttttttaattttttttctagacatttctattttttgc from Corythoichthys intestinalis isolate RoL2023-P3 chromosome 15, ASM3026506v1, whole genome shotgun sequence includes these protein-coding regions:
- the c15h2orf50 gene encoding uncharacterized protein C2orf50 homolog, which produces MEFDNFRRASSAGYRLPERTKAPRPITKLPSSGKSLPKVRNATTTPTRDADASDPVKQDQAWKEMVWSERRAVREWDRNWSFLQNYDQLGELKPDEPSPGNSSPLSGCSPNTTNQIFGSRLSTPLGRELIRLDKLLSRSRNYNKCKQDPEMMS